A DNA window from Setaria viridis chromosome 2, Setaria_viridis_v4.0, whole genome shotgun sequence contains the following coding sequences:
- the LOC117842376 gene encoding AAA-ATPase At3g50940 codes for MEQSGVGGQAVDAYRKALATAASAAAYAVMARGMARELLPPELRAAARWASSALLERLGRAKKERRTLVVRSQQGGGGGGGGREENLLFDAARTYLASRLDPRAMPRLGLTLACARDGDGRASWRRVLFLEPGDSTVDVFDGVRFKWACVEAPSGGGGKKKARRDEPGTGGDRDFVLELSFAAEHTDVAVDQYVPFVMEAAEEVEQRDRALKICMNEGRTWYRVSHHHPATFDTLAMDRDLKRSIVADLDLFASRRDHYRRIGKAWKRGYLLYGPPGTGKSSLVAAMANHLRYDLYDLDLSHVHLNTSLQWLLVGMSNRSILVIEDIDCCCDAMSREDDKAPPRTGDGGGDDEIGTGIASDSDAPLPPAKSKSKSKSKNDQGPPAEGITLSGLLNFIDGLWSTSGEERIIVFTTNYKDRLDPALLRPGRMDMHVYMGYCGWDAFKTLARNYFLIDDHPLFPEIQALLAEVEVTPAAVSEMLLRSDDAGVALRGLKDFLEEKKQEALPEGGKQSGEEAGKA; via the exons atGGAGCAATCGGGGGTGGGCGGGCAGGCGGTGGACGCGTACCGGAAGGCGCTGGCcacggcggcctcggcggcggcgtacgcGGTGATGGCGCGCGGCATGGCGCGGGAGCTCCTCCCGCCCGAgctccgcgccgcggcgcgctgGGCCTCGTCGGCGCTGCTGGAGCGCCTCGGGCGGGCAAAGAAGGAGCGCCGCACGCTCGTCGTCCGGAGCCAgcaggggggcggcggcggcggcggcgggcgcgaggagAACCTCCTCTTCGACGCCGCGCGGACGTACCTGGCCTCCAGGCTCGACCCGCGCGCCATGCCCCGCCTGGGCCTCACGCTGGCCTGCGCcagggacggcgacggccgcgccAGCTGGCGGAGGGTCCTCTTCCTCGAGCCCGGGGACTCCACCGTCGACGTCTTCGACGGGGTTCGCTTCAAGTGGGCGTGCGTCGAGGcgcccagcggcggcggggggaagaagaaggccaggaGAGACGAGcccggcaccggcggcgaccgcgACTTCGTGCTCGAGCTCAGCTTCGCCGCCGAGCACACGGACGTCGCCGTGGACCAGTACGTGCCCTTCGTCATGGAGGCcgccgaggaggtggagcagcggGACCGCGCGCTCAAGATCTGCATGAACGAGGGCCGGACGTGGTACAGGGtcagccaccaccacccggcCACGTTCGACACGCTCGCCATGGACCGGGACCTCAAGCGCTCCATCGTCGCGGACCTCGACCTCTTCGCCAGCAGGAGGGACCACTACCGCCGCATCGGCAAGGCCTGGAAGCGCGGTTACCTGCTCTACGGCCCGCCCGGCACCGGCAAGTCCAgcctcgtcgccgccatggccaacCACCTCCGCTACGACCTCTACGACCTCGACCTCTCCCATGTGCACTTGAACACCTCGCTGCAGTGGCTGCTCGTCGGCATGTCCAACAGGTCCATCCTCGTCATCGAGGACATCGACTGCTGCTGCGATGCCATGTCCAGGGAAGATGACAAGGCGCCGCCGCGCACcggagacggcggtggcgacgacgaAATCGGCACCGGCATTGCATCGGACTCCGACGCTCCCCTACCTCCGGccaaatccaaatccaaatccaaatcAAAGAACGATCAG GGACCTCCGGCGGAGGGCATCACCCTGTCCGGGCTGCTGAACTTCATCGACGGGCTGTGGTCGACGAGCGGCGAGGAGCGCATCATCGTCTTCACCACCAACTACAAGGACCGCCTGGACCCGGCGCTGCTCCGGCCGGGGCGCATGGACATGCACGTCTACATGGGCTACTGCGGCTGGGACGCCTTCAAGACGCTGGCCCGGAACTACTTCCTCATCGACGACCACCCGCTGTTCCCGGAGATACAGGCGCTgctggcggaggtggaggtgacgCCGGCCGCCGTGTCAGAGATGCTGCTGCGGagcgacgacgccggcgtcgcGCTCCGGGGGCTCAAGGACTTCCTcgaggagaagaagcaggaggcgCTGCCAGAAGGGGGGAAGCAGAGCGGGGAAGAAGCGGGGAAGGCATGA
- the LOC117842377 gene encoding AAA-ATPase At3g50940: MATDSSSSSAAAAAAAALPSYAKVVDAYRKAVGTAATATAYVVLARGMARELLPHDLRAAASWAASLLRARLETRPAERRTLVIKRALGSSRHDGDGGLFDEVRQYLATRIDPHSMRRLCLSGGVCGATKILSMEHGDSMTDVFEGVEFTWASVAGDGRHAGLSESLELSFDAEHTDMALGSYVPYITASVEEARRQDRALRIFMNDVSHWQGINHHHPATFDTLAMNPELKQSVVADLDRFLKRRDYYRRIGKAWKRGYLLYGPPGTGKSSLVAAMANYLRFNLYDLDLSEVRGNTMLQRLLNTMTNRSILVIEDIDCCFTAASREVGKDHAGEAVADDGSEEDSTPEPWDTPQPQQQHNITLSGLLNFIDGLWSTSGEERIIVFTTNYKERLDPALLRPGRMDMHVYMGYCGWEAFKTLAHNYFLIDDHPTFPAIQELLSAVEVTPAEVSERLLRSEDADAALQGVAKFLGEKKQAIGEGN, encoded by the exons ATGGCGACGgattcctcgtcgtcgtcggcagccgccgcggcggcggcggcgttgccgtCCTACGCGAAGGTGGTGGACGCGTACCGGAAGGCGGTGGGCACGGCGGCCACGGCGACCGCGTACGTCGTGCTGGCGCGCGGCATGGCGCGGGAGCTGCTCCCCCACGACCTGCGCGCCGCGGCGAGCTGGGCGGCGTccctcctccgcgcccgccTCGAGACCCGCCCCGCCGAGCGCCGCACCCTCGTCATCAAGCGCGCCCTGGGGTCGTCCcgccacgacggcgacggcgggctcTTCGACGAGGTGCGCCAGTACCTCGCCACCCGGATCGACCCGCACTCCATGCGCCGCCTCTGCCTCAGCGGCGGCGTCTGCGGCGCCACGAAGATCCTGTCGATGGAGCACGGCGACTCCATGACCGACGTCTTCGAGGGCGTCGAGTTCACGTGGGCGTCCGTCGCGGGGGACGGCCGGCACGCGGGCTTGTCGGAGTCGCTGGAGCTCAGCTTCGACGCCGAGCACACGGACATGGCGCTCGGCAGCTACGTCCCGTACATCACGGCGTcggtggaggaggcgcggcgccaGGACCGCGCGCTCAGGATCTTCATGAACGACGTGTCGCACTGGCAAGGCatcaaccaccaccacccggcCACGTTCGACACGCTCGCCATGAACCCGGAGCTCAAGCAGTCCGTCGTCGCCGACCTCGACCGCTTCCTCAAGCGGAGGGACTACTACCGCCGCATCGGCAAGGCGTGGAAGCGCGGGTACCTGCTCTACGGCCCGCCCGGCACCGGCAAGTCCAgcctcgtcgccgccatggccaacTACCTACGCTTCAACCTCTACGACCTCGACCTCTCCGAGGTGCGCGGCAACACGATGCTGCAGCGGCTGCTCAACACCATGACCAACAGGTCCATCCTCGTCATCGAGGACATCGACTGCTGCTTCACCGCCGCGTCGCGGGAAGTTGGCAAAGATCACGCCGGCGAGGCCGTGGCGGATGATGGTTCTGAGGAGGATAGCACACCAGAGCCCTGGGACACG CCGCAGCCTCAGCAGCAGCATAACATTACTCTCTCGGGACTGCTCAACTTCATCGACGGGCTGTGGTCGACGAGCGGCGAGGAGCGCATCATCGTCTTCACCACCAACTACAAGGAACGCCTGGACCCGGCGCTGCTCCGGCCGGGGCGCATGGACATGCACGTCTACATGGGATACTGCGGCTGGGAGGCCTTCAAGACGCTGGCCCACAACTACTTCCTCATCGACGACCACCCAACGTTCCCGGCGATACAGGAGCTGCTCTCGGCGGTGGAGGTGACGCCGGCCGAGGTGTCCGAGAGGCTGCTGCGGAGcgaggacgccgacgccgcgctccAGGGCGTCGCCAAGTTCCTCGGAGAAAAGAAGCAGGCAATTGGTGAAGGGAACTAG